The genomic window ACCTGTTCGCCTTCGATCTTGCGCATGGCTCACCCCCTCAGCGTGAGGATCAGCCGGCCCGCCGCGATTCCCAGGAAGCAGAGACTCAGACAGATCGTCGTGGTGACGATGATGTTCACCCAGGCCTGATGCCAGGCGTTGGCCTCCATCAAACGAACCGTCTCGTAGCTGAACGTGGAGTAGGTCGTCAGACCGCCCATCATGCCGGTCGTCAGGAAGATCCGGGCGTTGTCGCGAATCATCAGGGCTTCCGTGCCCAGCTGCTGCACCAACCCGATGATGAAGGCCCCGCTGAGATTGACGATCAGCGTCCCATACGGGAATTCCGCCCCGAACCACCTCGCGGCGAACACCGACGCCAGCAGCCGCAGCACCGATCCGATAGCACCTCCGACTCCAACCAGCATGATCTGCTCTAGCAGGGGCCACCTCCTCGTCGCCACCCCGGCGTTTGCGGGGGCGTGTTGTCGCGGCATCTCGCTGCTTGCCTTGCCCTGGGCCCACCCCCCAGGTTGAGGCGGGATCTCCTCACGCCGACGCTCACCCCTCGGCGCTCCTCGAGGGGGCGGCTCGCCGCGCCTCAGCACCGCCGGGGACGCTGACCGACGTTCATGTCTCCCGTCCGATGCTCTCCAGCGAGACTTCAGGCGCCAGCCCGCCAGCCTTGCCAGGCTGAAGGTGTCGCGGCATGAATAGCGCGTTGGCGACCAACGTCGGGATGACGGCGCTGCCGATGACCGCCGCCACGAGGTGCGAGTACTGCTCGGCCGTGATGACGCCATGGCTCAGCCCGAACAGGGCGGAGATCGTTCCGAACGTCAGGCCGGTGGACATCATCAACGTGTAGTACGTCGTCTCCTGCCGCGTGTACCCGAACGCCGCCACGGCGGGCAGGACGCCCGCGATCTTGCTGACCATCTTGGCCAGGAACAGTACGATCAGCACCAGCGGCGCGCCGATGAGCACCGGCACGGAGACGAACGACCCCGCCCGGATGAAATAGAACGGCGTCAGCAGCCCGAACGTCAGCGTGCGAAGGCGCCGGACCAGCACGTGGTCCTTGCCCACGGTGCCCGCCAGGACCATCCCGATGACATACGCTGGCAGCACTGCTTCGCTCCCCGCCCAGATGGCCAGGCCGCCCATCCCGAACAGGGCCAGCAGGATGAATTTCGCTTCCAGCTCCGAGACCCGCCCACCGTACCGGCGAAAGAAGCGAGGCGTGATGAACGGCAGCACGACAAAGACGACTGCGGACACGACGACGAACACCAGCGTCTTCCGCGTGAACGGCGAGAAGATGAGCCCGAGGGCCAGGACGGTGCCGAGATCGTTGATGAAGCACGCGGCGAGGATCGCCTTCCCGTACTCGACCGCGTTGAAGCCCAGCTCCAGCATCACCGCGTACACCACCGCCACGGACGTCGTGGACAGGGCGACCCCCGCCAGCCAGCTCGGACCAACATCCCAGCCCAGGACGAACCGCGCGATGGCCGCGGCTCCCAGGAACGGCGCCACGAATCCCGCGACGCCGACCACGGTCGCCTCCCTCCACTTTGTGCGGAAGACCGCTGGATCCAGCTCGGCGCCGGCCAGGAAGGTGAGTACGATGGCCCCGGCGCCGGCCAGAAACGTCACCCAGGCGGTGGAGGAGCCGAGGGCATGCGGCCCCACGATGATCCCGATCACGAGTTGCGCGACCGTCCCCACGACAATCTCGGACAGCGCCGTGGAGATCCTAAGCCAGATCGCCAGCAGCGTCGCCACAAGGGCCAGCCCGACCCACACGGCAGCCAGGAACCACACATTGTCCATTCATCGCCTCCGCTGGCCGAGCGCGTCAACCCTGGCGCGAAGCGCGGCGATCGCCTGCAGCCTGTCCTGCACGGCGAGAGCGCCGGCCTCCTGGGTCTGCCGCGCTTGCGCCAGCGCGCGTTCCGCGGACGTGATCGCGTCGCCGAGCCGGCGTCGTACGTCCGCTTCGAGATCGCGCCGGCTCTGGCGCACGCGCGCCTGGAGGTCGTTCGTGATGCGCGCGGTGTTCACCTCGAGCAAACGCTCCAGATACGCAATCGCGTCTCGCTCCACCGCCCGGTGGCAGGCTTCCGGCCTGCGGAAGACGTCGAGGAACCGAAGCGGTGCCGACACGGGCGCCACCGTCAGCATCTCGGTGTAGTAGAGGCCGCTGCGGTGCGTGAGGGCGGCCTCGAGCTGCGGGCGGACGAGACCAGTCAAGCCAGGCATGGCGGCGAAGGAATCGTAGAGCTCTCCGAACAGGCTGACGAACCTCTGCATGGCGTCGCGATAGAGCCGATCGACGTGCGGTCCGTGCACGTGGCGCCAGCCGTCGAGCGTCTGCCGGGCGAGGTCGGCCGCCGCCTCCGGCGCCCGAATGCGCAGGGATCCCTCCGCGGGGACGACGTCCGCCAGGCGGTTCCCGAGATCCCTCCTAGCCCTGGCGATCGCGCCGGAGAGGAAGGCGTCGCGCGCCGCGGTGAACTCCTGCATGAGCCGGTCCTGAACCGCCGTCATCCGCGGCCCCAGTTCCTCCAGCGCTCGCTCCGCGTTTGCGATCGCCCGCCGCAGCAGCTCGATGCTCGTCTCGGACTCGTCAAGGGGCCGCGTGAGCACCGACCGCTGCTGATCCAGCTCGACCAGCAGCCTGTCCACCAGCGCTCTCGCCTCGCGGTCTTCGGCCGCCCGGACCAGATCGGCCCCCGAGTCCCGGACCAGCGATTCGAGCCGTAGAACGAGCGCGTCCCAGTCCCGGGCAGGCCCCTCGCCGCCGAGGCGCTCGGCCGCGCTCACCTGGAGGATCGGGCCGACAGGGCGGCCGAGCCGTTCCCCCAGCACGCGCGCGGTGAACCGGACGGCCTCGGCCCGCTCGCCCTCGGGCAGCCGGTCGGCCTTGTTCAGGACGAACACCACAT from Candidatus Methylomirabilota bacterium includes these protein-coding regions:
- a CDS encoding dynamin family protein, whose translation is MGTEKTHRRLLGDLEGLAHEAGAIELAREAGIVAERLREGRFYVACVGQFKRGKSTLINALVQDNVLPVGVVPVTSVITVVRWGERLAARVRFGQRSWDDCDPRTLETYVSEEHNPSNEKGVSGVEVFVPSSLLATGMCLVDTPGIASVSAANTAATGGFVPHIDAALVVLGADPPISGAELALVEAIAGTVQDVVFVLNKADRLPEGERAEAVRFTARVLGERLGRPVGPILQVSAAERLGGEGPARDWDALVLRLESLVRDSGADLVRAAEDREARALVDRLLVELDQQRSVLTRPLDESETSIELLRRAIANAERALEELGPRMTAVQDRLMQEFTAARDAFLSGAIARARRDLGNRLADVVPAEGSLRIRAPEAAADLARQTLDGWRHVHGPHVDRLYRDAMQRFVSLFGELYDSFAAMPGLTGLVRPQLEAALTHRSGLYYTEMLTVAPVSAPLRFLDVFRRPEACHRAVERDAIAYLERLLEVNTARITNDLQARVRQSRRDLEADVRRRLGDAITSAERALAQARQTQEAGALAVQDRLQAIAALRARVDALGQRRR
- a CDS encoding cation:proton antiporter translates to MDNVWFLAAVWVGLALVATLLAIWLRISTALSEIVVGTVAQLVIGIIVGPHALGSSTAWVTFLAGAGAIVLTFLAGAELDPAVFRTKWREATVVGVAGFVAPFLGAAAIARFVLGWDVGPSWLAGVALSTTSVAVVYAVMLELGFNAVEYGKAILAACFINDLGTVLALGLIFSPFTRKTLVFVVVSAVVFVVLPFITPRFFRRYGGRVSELEAKFILLALFGMGGLAIWAGSEAVLPAYVIGMVLAGTVGKDHVLVRRLRTLTFGLLTPFYFIRAGSFVSVPVLIGAPLVLIVLFLAKMVSKIAGVLPAVAAFGYTRQETTYYTLMMSTGLTFGTISALFGLSHGVITAEQYSHLVAAVIGSAVIPTLVANALFMPRHLQPGKAGGLAPEVSLESIGRET
- the crcB gene encoding fluoride efflux transporter CrcB, which produces MPRQHAPANAGVATRRWPLLEQIMLVGVGGAIGSVLRLLASVFAARWFGAEFPYGTLIVNLSGAFIIGLVQQLGTEALMIRDNARIFLTTGMMGGLTTYSTFSYETVRLMEANAWHQAWVNIIVTTTICLSLCFLGIAAGRLILTLRG